In Polyodon spathula isolate WHYD16114869_AA chromosome 23, ASM1765450v1, whole genome shotgun sequence, the DNA window cagcaactgtggccccaactacagcaccaaccacagccccaactacagcaccaaccacggccccaactacagcaccaaccgtggccccaactacagcaccaaccatggccccaactacagcaccaaccacaacCATGGCAGCAACAACTGTGGCCCCAACAGCACCAACcacggccccaactacagcaccaactgtggccccaactacagcaccaaccatggccccaactacagcaccaaccacagccccaACTGCAGCAccaaccgtggccccaactacagcaccaaccgtGGCCCAACTACAGCACAACCACAGCCCCTACTGCAGCAGCAACcatggccccaactacagcagcaccaaccaccaaccacggccccaactacagcaacTGTGGCAACTACAGcaggccccaactacagcagcaaccgtggccccaactacagcaccaaccaaccccaactacagcagcaaccacggccccaactacagcagcaaccatggccccaactacagcagcaaccacagccccaactacagcagcaaccacAGCCCAACTACTACAGCAccaaccgtggccccaactacagcaccaaccacagcccctactgcagcagcaactgtggccccaactacagcagcaaccacagccccaactacagcaaACTGTGgcaaactacagcaccaaccacggccccaactacagcagcaaccgtggccccaactacagcagcaaccgtggccccaactacagcaccaaccgtggccccaactacagcaccaaccgtggccccaactacagcaccaaccacagccccaactacagcagcaaccgtggccccaactacagcaccaaccgtggccccaactacagcacggCCCCAACTGCAacaactgtggccccaactacagcaccaaccatggccccaactacagcaccaaccgtggcaccaactacagcaccaactacagcaccaactacagcagcaactgtggccccaactacagcaccaaccacggcAACCACAAccgccccaactacagcagcaaccgtggccccaactacagcagcaaccgtggccccaactacagcaccaaccgtggccccaactacagcaccaaccacagccccaactacagcaccaaccgtggccccaactacagcaccaaccacagccccaactacagcaccaaccgtggccccaactacagcaccaaccacagccTCTACTGCAGCAGCAACCGTGGCCCCAGCTACAGCAGCAACcatggccccaactacagcaccaaccgtggccccaactacagcaccaaccacagcccctactacagcagcaaccgtggccccaactacagcaccaaccacagccccTACTGCAACAGCAACcatggccccaactacagcagcaaccgtgGCCCCATCTACAGCAGCAACCGTGGCCCCTACTGCAGCAGGAACCGTgaccccaactacagcaccaaccgtggccgcaactacagcaccaaccacggcCCCTACTGCAGCACCAACCTTGGCCCCAACTATAGCAGCAAATACGACACCTACTGCAGCAATTGGAAACCCCCCAGCAACAGTAGTCAGCACAACCACCCAAAGGCCCTTTCCTGGATTCGCTGCTGCCATCATTGTCATGTGTGGCTTAGCCATCTTGGCTGTCCCAGTTGTAATGATTTTGGTaagtttaaattgttttaaacagttaaattGTTCATGAACAAAGATAATTCTTCACAAAACgttttagtgtatttatttattttaagtaaaatatataatatgttaacataatgaaAATGTCTTTCTCACTAGTTTATTACTGGTAACTACTGGTATCAATATGAAACGTATATTACTGGTTGATGATGGATTCAGAACTACACATTATATTCAAGACTCTGATAGGAATGTTCATTTATGATTCTACTGTAGTTTCATACTTAGAAATAAAGTTTAGATAAAGGCAAAAGGTTGGTTTTGGAGTGCTCCAAAAGACATGAGACCAGCTTCAACTATTGGGTTTTCCAGgataaaaatgctaaaatataagAAAGAAAAGTTTTAGAGATGTTGAATGTTGAACTTAAAAGGTAAAGTGTTTTCATTCTTAGCTCATTTGTCCCTTTTATAATTTTCAGGCCCTGAAGACCAAAATGTGTTCAAAGCTGGCACAGGCTTGCTCTCTGGAGTCTCCCATCTATGAGGTAGGTTAACTAGTCAGATTATTGTTCCAGACGCATGTCCATCTTCTTATTGAAATAAAAACGTTCCTGGAAATCTGATCAATTTTGGACCAGAGTGAAAGTGAAAATAATGTTTTCCCTGATCTGCACAAATTCTGTAGAAAAATAATATGTCGTGAACCTGCTGTACATGAGGTGTGCATAGTTTTCAGTTTCAAAAACGTACAGATATGTAAAAATCGAAATGTTTTTAAGCTACTTTGACATTTAACACATGTAGATTTCTTATATTAGTTTAAGGTCCAGTGCCTGtgactttatttttaaacttggttGCTGCAATACGTGGCAGAACTGTCCTGGGTAAATGTTGAGCCAGGGCCTTAAACTAAGAGTGCTCCTAGTTCTGAGGGACACATCATACTGTTAATAACAGATCAACAGTAAATAACATCATTTCAGACTGTGACGTCTTGTTCCAGGTGCTGTGTCCTTGTGTGTCTGTTAGATATAACGATTATTTAATGAAAAGCACTTTAAAGTAATGTCAGGTTTTTCGTTTTTTCCTTCAAGTGTATTAACTTCATATTCAATTTCATTTTAGTAGGAGCATTAATACAGATACGAATAAGCATGGCATCCAATGCCAGACTGAtgggaaaacaacaaaaagaagaattaagaaaacatgaattatataaatgtttattgaaTACATTTGATTTGACAAGAAGATTTTCACTATGCTCATGAAGTTTTTCCAGGAAGAACAGATCGCAGCCACGTATATAATGAAAAGATAGTGCCCCACCATAAAGACTATATTTTCTGGTAGTTGACCGCCACTGGAGAAAAATAtttttaccttgaacttgtaatgattcgttGGGCTCCCTTCCGCTGAGAAAAGTTTTTGgcccaaaaatgttcataaaggttcacacacataataaataacttcATTAAACAAGTCACTTTTTTTACTTATCAGAACTGCAGATATCGGAATGAAGCAATATTACTGCACTGTCTGTGTCTAGGTTTGTTATTGTTGATAGATGCTGTCTGAGCTCCAATTGAGCTGACAGGCTATGACTGCAATACCCatgtacagtacctgtctgtcacacacacacacaagtgcagCTTTGCTGAGATGTAGCACAACTGTTTGGTACAATCTCATGTTTGTCTgtttgatgtatttgttttaacttgTTACTGTATTTACTCTGTCATGCATATGATTAATATTGTTGAACACATTGTGCTTTATAGCTCAATGTTATTGTTTCTATCTATGTTTATTCCATTTGTAAATCTTCTAACTGAAAGcatacatttttgtataaatactgtgtggtctgtcttttttaaaaatgtgttttttaatcacTGGTAATTAAACCCTATCCTAAATATATCATTGTGACAGAAAGAACAATGAttgttggtggtaaatctccctcccttagggcgctaagtaacaggaacagagtaccctggactacttggcctgtcacctcattccgagggttaaaaggaagtcggttaTTTTGTAAAGGGGCAGAGCTTTGGTACTATCTCATCAActcggaagggaaatgatgtggcagcagcggattggaggagtggctgcaatcgtttaccaatgGGTTTaccatgagtgacggtataaataggggttgaagcgacgtaatctgttccttcattttagtttatgaaaagtgacccggaaggacctgtgttttctttatccgtattgtgagtgtttgtttgtttcgtctatttgttgttgctgttgttccagagctgttgccaaaggccagcacaaacccagaacagcactgcacttgtatgaCAAATAACTGTACTTGCACTAATgcacgcactaacagacttgtgtgtgttttgtgtgggtgtataataaaaagcAGGACTTTTATTTGTGGGGCtaacccagggattataaatgaagtaatacacgctgctgtattacttaacatcatttattgtttactgtttgttttgctgtcaggcactggacacaaaaatATCATAAACCAacttttcacctggattataattgtctgtctgttcattgataacctgcacctgcacactatcaaccactttgccacattcattaaaaagttttaaatgtgATTATGTTGCAAATAATGAAGGAACATTGGACTTCCTCAGAGACAtagaccagaggacacagctgtgTGGCAACAGATTGTTTAAAAGAACCATTCCCAGAGCTTAAAGGAATGAACTACAAAGagaggctgaaagaactgaatagGTTTAGacaagaacaaagaagaatcagggGAACATGATTGAAGCTGACATAATTAACCCTGACCAATACTCTAAGCACTGTTAGGAAACCAGGAACAGATGACACAGCGTGGTGAGGGGTTGCCTCGTCATGTTGTTGTTGCTGAATCAAttggattctttaagacccaacttgatagttttgagatcaatcagataTTAGGAGCTGGACGAGCagagatgggccgaatggcctcctctccctCGTAAGGTCCTAGTCCTTGAataaaaatttttatttaaaaagttgaccctgtccgacatcaaaaagacttaaagcacagtgtgtgtgaaaatatattATACCTCATGTGTCTGACAAGcaatgaataaatggaccgctaaaggTTAATTTGGTAGGAAacctgtctgaaagcagtatgTTCACAAGATTTTAGCATTGAAGATCCCATTTGAAATCTCACACAACTTTATACTATAACTAAAGTCCATGCAAAGCAATTTGTTATTAACAGCTGAGAGCCGCTGTAAGTaaggttgccagatttctgacagaaaaataaCGACACAGCTCTTCAAATCAAGCACAAATGAAGTGAAAACTTAGCCACGCCCTGTTTCTGAACACCCGTTCCAATCTTTTAGAATATTTTTGAGAATATTTTAagcagtgttttatatatatatatatttatatatatatatatatatatatatatatatatatatatatatatatatatatatatatatatgcctatagaaagtctacacctccttgaacttttttcacattttcttgtgtcaGCGCCTCAGagtcatacatttaaatgatgatttttttccacttataccatactccacactgttaaggggaaaaaaaattatatgttaaaaatacaaaactgaaagatcataattggataagtctccatccccctgagttaatactgggtggaagcacctttggcagcagttacagctgtgagtctgttgggataggtctctaccaactttgcaaacaaaagccactccagtgtagctttggctgtttgggaacctacagtaactgctgaatttatcctgaaatcatgtgaatcactacaatttaatgcaggctgaggccacttaacttgggttgtgattttgaaggtgataggttacacctcagctaatttaggattgttaatAGAAGGGCGGTGGACACTTaatcaaccaagctatttcagtttttatttttaattaattttctacacatttctagaatatttttttcacttggaagttgagaggtaggatgtgtagagaaatgaaaaaaaaaaaaaaaaaaaattaatgcattttaattccaggctataaggtaacaaaaggtgaaaattttgaagggaggtgcagactttctataggcaccgtacacacacacacacacacacacacacacacacacacacacatatatatatatatatatatatatatatatatatatatatatatatatatatatatatatatattatatagtaaggGATTGGTCAAGCaaaaaatggaaaagacaatgtaaacaaactggttggtagtgtttgggatcaaaactaaagatgggttaattaatAAACTGCTGATTGATGGTGGTTTGTTCAATAAGAAAGACTAAAAGTAATTAAGTctggtgtaaaataaacacagcttgtTTAGCAGAGACCATTCATGGGGGGCATTAGGACCCGATAGTGGTAACAGGAGTTGGGACCAactcctgttttatttaataaactaatTAGCAGATAAAGACTGTTTAAAAGGATGTGGGTGACAGTAGGAGTTTGgctgggagagttggagagcaacTGGATTATTGTGACTATtgtgaaactggaaaacaaactgttgaaaaaggtatttggattacgatttggattgtgattttgttttggtgacgaggtaacaggcttagcctgcttTGTTACAAGTTAAGATCAACAACTGTTTAGATAGGACCCGAGAacaggttaggttttgttttgtttgttttcttttgtttgtaaataataaactcatacgtctaaagtgtttatttggacaAGAAAAACGTTTGAACAgagggcaatccatcactatatatatatatatatatatatatatatatatatatatatatatatatatatatatatatatatattgtaaggtagcagggagggggttaaaatccttcccttcTAAAACTTGTCCAGGTGGGGGTCATACCGCTCTACACTAGACAAGGAGGCCACACCGTCATTTCCTCCCACAGTGCCACAGAGCCAACCCCCCCTCTGGGAGTGTTCATGGGAGCTACAGCACTCCACCGGTCGTATCTCTCCACATCATTGAAGCAGGAATTGTCATCCAGTCCCCCGATTGCTTAGATAGGTCCTCCCAATGCAGCTAAAGCAATACCTCTCCGTTTGGTGTTCATTGAAGCCAGCATCATCCATTTATTAATTGCTGGGTCGAACATTTCCATACTACCTAAATGCTCGCTGCCATCATGTCCCCCGACCGCATAGACTTTACCTCCTACTGAGATCACACCCACATGTTGCCGTCTGCTGTTCATCTCAGGGCTGAAGAACCAGCTGTTCGTGCTGACTGAGTAACATTCTATGCTGTGGAAAGGGTCCCGATccccccctccctggtaccttacaatatatatatatatatatatatatatatatatatatatatatatatatatatacacacacacacacatacacacacacacacacacacaattatatataatataatttctactaaatacaagttttactacttagaatatacaatgccttgcaaaagtattcagacccctgaccaattctctcatattactgaattacaaatggtacattgaaatttcattctgtttgatactTTCTTTTAagacacttaaactcaaactcagttattgtaaggtgacattggttttatgttgggaaatatttttaacaaaaataaaaaactgaaatatcttgcgtgcataagtattcaaccccctcacattaatatttggtagagccacctttcgctgcaataacagctttaagtcttttgtggtaagtatctaccagctttgcacacagtgtcggactgattttggtccattcttcagGTTGTTTAgtttggttggacgatgcttgtggaccgcaattttcaaatgccacagattctcaatgggattgagatcaggactttgactgggccactgtaggacaatcacttttttgttcttgagcatctccaatgttgctttggctttgtgcttgggatcattgtcctgctgaaaggtgaatttcctctcaagcttcagttttttaacggactgaagcagattctcttgcagtattttcctgtattttgctccatccattcttccttcaattgtaacaagatgcccagtccctgctgatgagaaacatccccacagcatgatgctgccaccaccatacttcactgtagggatggtatatcttgaggcatgggcagtgttaggtttgcgccacccttagcactttgagttttggccaaaaagctctatcttggtctcatctgaccacaaaaccttttcccacattgcaactgggtcactctcatgctttttggcaaactccagacgtgctttcagatggtactttttgagtaacggcttctttcttgccaccctcctatacaggccagtgttatgcagagctcttgatatggttgactggtgtaccattactccactcccagccactgaactctgtagctccttcaaagtgattgttggcctctctgtggcttctctcacaagtctccttcttgtttgagcgctgagttttgaggaacggccttttcttggcagtgcctgggtagtgtgatgcagcttccacttcctgattattgatccaactgtgctcactgggatatccaaacacttggatattattttgtaccctttccctaatctatgcatttgtattactttatctctaacttctgcagaatgatctttggtcttcattttccttcagattcacagtcttaccaatgatctttcaacagtggggtttttatcaggaaaatgtgacaggaactttaatggttcacaggtggaggccaatggtaaggtaattgtgtcctcgttagggcaatttctttcatcggtgcaaactgggagcttccacagcacaggggttgaatgcttatgcaagcaagatatttcagtttttttatttttcttaaaaatatttcccaacataaaaccaatgtcactctacaataattgattttgagtttaagtgttttagaataaaatatcaaacagaacgaaatttcaatgtaccatttgtaattcagtaatatgtgagaattggtcaggggtctgaatacttttgcaaggcactgtatatatataatgttgctGGGTTTCAGGATGAATGGAGTTGGACCAGGTATGTCCGTATTaatttgaacaataaaataaatataaacaagggAAGGGTACTGggagcaaacacaaaataaagtggcGATTTGCTATCTAGTTCTTTTTCTTCTCTCACTCTCCTCACTTTCACTCTCTATTCTGTCACTCCTACTGTTCACTCCAAGGATTGGATGGGGTCTGGGTTCGAGGGAGGGCAAtgcgccccctatttatacccttgctcGACCCCTACACCCATCCAATCACTCGCATCCCTTCCTCCCTACACATCTCCTCCTGCTCCTAGCATGCCCTCACAGTCAGTCACCCCCAACCACATTTTCCCTACCCCTCAACCACTCATTCAAGTTAACCCCTAAGGGACACCCACCCTCCCAGAGATCGTCACATTGCCTCCACAAAGCAGTGAACCGTCCCTGTCACTGTCTCAGTTCCGATCATAATCCGGGATGTCTCTGGGTGGGTTGGTCAGCCCACCCACTGCACTGTGGAAGCGGTGGGTAACTGGTCTGATATACCTTCCCCATTGGTTACAACAAGGGACAGCTCCTCCTGGGTCCCCCTGGGTTGTATTGACCCACTGTGGGAGCATGTCGGTCAGGgggcctaataataataataaggaatacatattttgtttagGCGGCTAAGGTTATTATAACAGTAGCTGTATTCATCCACATTACACTTAATCCATCTGCCAGTCACTTGAGAAATGAAATGTCTTTCAAAGGAATCTATTCtttcttgaaataaaaatgtcctttttaccCCCTCAGTTAGAAAGAACAGCTAATGCTAGTAACAAAGTTAAAGTTCATTAGTCCCAGTTTTAACAGATTCAATGGTTGAggtttagattaaaaaaaaaaaagatctctttTGAACATGTCTTGGTTTTGACCAAAAGATCACAAATTAGTACAATGACAAAAGCGCTTTCACTGTACTCCCAGAAAGGACATCAATGGTGATAAGGCCTTTCAGAGTGTCTCTATGCATTGAATATATGAGCTTCTTGTCTCGTCAACTTACACAACGTATATACAGACACCCTGTCGGGCCATATTACACCCATATATATGTAGCGCTGCATAGATGCCCACGGAAACTTACACTGGATTGCAGCCTCTTTACAGTGTGAATGAGAAGCGGACTTGTACCGTAAAAACCTTTTCAGAAAAAACTACCTACTATGGAGTAATGAAGCCTCCTTTTATTGCCGCTCAGCATTGCAGATTGGGAGAGAGTGTTTGCCATCACAAGTAAAACCAGGACTTCGGCTCGCAGTCAATGTAGTAATGCTATACTAAAGGGACTTTTATCAGCCAGTGAATGTGTTTTCTGACTGCTCTTGTTTTGAGTGAAAGCCCAGTGATGCCTTGATACAGAAGACCAAGTCTGCCACACACCATGCTCCACAGCGTAAACAGTAAAAAAGTATGAATATATCAAAACTGTTATCTAAGAATTCTTATACAGTATAATGCTTGTTATTGTCAGATGCTATAGCACATGACTGATCTGCTTATAGAAAGTCCATCGGTAAttcctccccccaaaaaaataaataacctccTGATTTAGGATTTTCAAAAGCTGGCAGGTGTGGTATGAGTGTGGTGAGGGCCTGCTCACAGCAATTACCCTCAAACCAGTCCCCGCTCTGCAGGCAAGGCGGTTGGCTTCATTCAGACAAGAGATCCGATCCGGACAAGAACAGGGATTGCAGCGCCGTACAGTAGAATTGACGATGGGCCGATTCACAGGTAGACGATTAAGTTTACAAACTAACTTGAATTCTAAATATTTCTTTCATCTTGAGATCCTCTATCTTCCTCACTTGCAGGCAGCAAAGTGCCATCTCACGTTGCTTACCCGTGTCTCAACCAAACACTTCCCCTAATTTTTCAGTGTACCTCTCTTAGTCACGTTTTAACACACCCACTAACAATATTAGAAATGTACATTCTAGAAAGTTCAGCCAGATGATTGACAGGTATTTATGAGAGGAGGTCCCATAGTTAAGACTGACATTCCATGCCACAATGCTGATGAAGCACAATTTCTAGCCTTGGTCCTACCAGGTAGGCTACAAATGTTTAACATAACAGCAACCAAatgcatggcttctatcatacacagggttacagttttgttcaatggcttccAGCACCTCCAACTACAACAATTGTTCCAGCACCTAAAAAAAGTAttacaattcaatgacaaatgtggACACTAGATCATTGAAAAATACTTGTAGTTTGTCATTTGTTAATGAATTGCAGTTAGTATTTTGAAATTCTGCACCACATTGTGTTTATAGTTATGCCATTTGGTCATGATTATCGTTTTTATAAGTTTTAAAATAGATcatgtgaactctatggagtttgtgAAGTTGCCttgccattacaaaaaaaaaaaaaaaaaaaaaaaaaaaaacacttatttagcAGAtccttttatccaaagagacttgcagaatttaaacaaaatataagttataggcaatacaaatgcaaaataaacacatgtataccatatacacaaaataaagacATACACAAAGTTACATAAACAGGAATTTACAAATCAATGttgaataagtgggttttgagatGACAACTAAAAGCAGTAAAAGAATGACCAGTCCTGACAATGACTGGTAGCTAGTTCCACCCCAGGGGAACAAGGGAATTGAAGGAACAAGCACatgaggaaggagagtgaagagaaggcataagAAGTCAGCCATTAGAGGAGCAGAGAGGGAATATAAGGGGACATCAGGGATTGGAAAGGAAGGGACAATATGATGCATAGAGTGACAggcaagagcaagggtcttaaattgCAGAGCAGAGTTAGGTAGCCAGTGGAAAGTGCAAAGCAGAGGTAGCGAGAGAACACCAAAAATTAATAAGTTGAAGTGAACAAAATAGCTAAAGCAGGGAGACCAGTGAGGAGAGTTACAATATTCCAGTATAGAAAGAACAAGAGCTTGGGATGAAaagttgagtggaataagtaggTAGAAAAGGGCAGGTTCTATAGAggttgttaagaaaaaaaaaaaaaaaaaaaacaaacttatgtATTCATGCAGATGTGTTGAAAATGGTTGCGAACGGTCCACAACATCTAGGTTTCTTGCAAAAGGAGAAAGATTGATAGCATCAAGGGAGACAGATGTAAAAGAAGTCAGGTTTAGAAAAGTGGAGTTTAAAGTGATGTGAACATGGCCAAAATGAGATTGCTGAGACAAGTATTTTGATTAAGGCTGCCTTTAATACACTATCTGTATAAAAGGAATGACCAAACAAGTTCTGAAGAGTAAATGAAGCCAAGGCAACCACATACAACATGTGTTGTAAGTAGGTAGGGAAGTTACAGCAATACAATACTTTTAAGTACAAGACAAACAATCTATTTACTTTGGCAACAAAACTAATGAGATTACTTGAAATTAAATTATGCTATCCATTTCAGGAAATATGCCAGTTGAATACTCAGTTACACCCTCCTACAAGTTGTAGGAAACTGGAGCGAGTTTGCCTATGAGAGGGTAACAATTTAGGATTTCAAATAGTGCCATGTCACTTTGTACAGTTTGGGTGAAAGCACTTGTACTTCAAGCATCTATATTGTGCAACACACctattaaaaatcaaaaaacCCACAAGAGACCACTGAGCAACTACATTAGCTTTAACAAGGCTTTTATTATTCAAACACATCAGGAACACACAGCGAGCAGTTTGTCACTAGACTGGGAGCGCCTCTTCAGGAACACGGCCAACAAAACAGCGCAGGAGAGAGCCAGAGCCACAGTGGAGACTGCCAGCACAGGGACAGAGGAGCCAGAGGGGTTAACAGGAACACACAGGAGGGAAGCTACACCGATTGAAAACTCAGGAGTAGCAATTCTGCAGAGAGCAACTACAAAATCCCATGGGGGGGGGTTACATCGAGAATGGAGGACATTGTGGGCCGATGTTGAACCAGCTATAGCTAAGTCGTTCAAGGCTCAAGTTTCCCCagtactgcttaaaaaaaaaaaaaaagcactgtaacaCTATGTTTGCAGGAGTGATGGAACAGTAGACAGACAAGTACTAAACAAGTCTTTCATTTGAAAGAGATGGACAACTGTTACTCTTTAGATCAATACAGATAAAGGAGGCTAACCCCTCCATTGCCAGCAAGCTGGTTCAGCGCTCAATAGCATTGA includes these proteins:
- the LOC121298188 gene encoding G8 domain-containing protein DDB_G0286311-like produces the protein MAPTTAPTVAPTTAPTTAPTTAATVAPTTAPTTAPTATATMAPTTAATVAPSTAATVAPTAAGTVTPTTAPTVAATTAPTTAPTAAPTLAPTIAANTTPTAAIGNPPATVVSTTTQRPFPGFAAAIIVMCGLAILAVPVVMILALKTKMCSKLAQACSLESPIYE